From Cronobacter turicensis z3032, the proteins below share one genomic window:
- the scrR gene encoding Sucrose operon repressor yields MTTHRTEAVRKTKRVTISDIAALAGVSKATASLVLNGRGKELRVAQETRERVLAIAQQHHYQPSIHARLLRDNRSHTLGLVVPEITNYGFAVFSYELETLCREAGLQLLISCTDENPGQETVVVNNLVSRQVDGLIVASSMLSDSDYVKLSEQLPIVLFDRHMNDTQLPLVITDSITPTAELVERIARQHPDEFYFLGGQPRLSPTRDRLEGFKQGLARAGVELRPEWIIHGNYHPSSGYEMFAALCARLGRPPKALFTAACGLLEGVLRYMSQHRLLESDIHLASFDDHYLYDSLSVRIDTVQQDCRQLALDCFEMITQLVDDKEPTPLQRYLPATLQWRHPAD; encoded by the coding sequence TTGACCACTCATCGAACCGAAGCCGTGCGAAAAACCAAACGCGTTACCATCAGTGATATCGCCGCCCTGGCGGGGGTTTCCAAAGCCACCGCCAGCCTGGTGCTCAATGGACGAGGCAAAGAGCTGCGCGTGGCGCAGGAGACGCGCGAGCGCGTTCTGGCTATCGCCCAGCAGCACCACTATCAGCCGAGCATCCACGCCCGCCTGCTGCGCGACAACCGTAGCCATACGCTGGGCCTGGTGGTGCCGGAGATAACCAACTACGGTTTCGCGGTGTTTTCTTACGAGCTGGAAACCCTGTGCCGCGAGGCGGGGCTCCAGTTGCTTATCTCCTGTACCGATGAAAATCCGGGCCAGGAGACCGTGGTGGTCAATAACCTGGTGTCGCGCCAGGTCGACGGGCTTATCGTCGCTTCCAGCATGTTGAGCGACAGCGATTATGTGAAGCTCAGCGAGCAGCTCCCGATAGTGCTGTTCGACCGTCATATGAATGACACCCAGTTGCCGCTGGTCATCACCGACTCCATTACGCCAACCGCCGAGCTGGTGGAGCGCATCGCCCGGCAGCATCCGGATGAGTTCTATTTTCTTGGCGGCCAGCCGCGTCTGTCGCCGACCCGCGACCGCCTGGAAGGCTTTAAGCAAGGGCTGGCGCGGGCAGGCGTTGAGCTACGCCCGGAGTGGATTATTCACGGCAATTATCATCCGAGCAGCGGCTATGAGATGTTCGCCGCCCTGTGCGCCCGTCTGGGACGCCCGCCAAAGGCGTTGTTTACCGCCGCCTGCGGCCTGCTGGAAGGGGTGCTGCGCTACATGAGCCAGCATCGTCTGCTGGAAAGCGATATCCACCTGGCGAGCTTTGACGATCACTATCTCTATGATTCGCTGTCGGTACGCATCGACACCGTGCAGCAGGATTGCCGTCAGCTGGCGCTGGACTGCTTTGAGATGATCACCCAACTGGTGGATGACAAGGAACCGACGCCGCTGCAGCGCTACCTTCCGGCCACGCTGCAATGGCGTCATCCGGCGGATTAA
- the scrK gene encoding Fructokinase gives MSAKVWALGDAVVDLLPDGHGRLLQCPGGAPANVAVGVARLGGASGFIGRVGRDPFGAFMTQTLRHENVDTRAMHQDPAHRTSTVVVALDDCGERSFTFMVRPSADLFLTADDLPPFGAGEWLHVCSIALCAQPSRDTAFEAMARIKRAGGFVSFDPNIREDLWPDTAQLRECVERALAQADVVKLSLEELAFIAGRDDEESALALARRHAIPLLLITRGAEGVDACFNDTLHHYPAVPVECVDTTGAGDAFVAGLLWSLAAHGLPEGAAQLAPVLAAARACGALATTAKGAMTALPRLDALQPYLA, from the coding sequence ATGTCAGCAAAAGTATGGGCCCTTGGGGATGCCGTGGTGGATCTGCTGCCTGACGGCCATGGCCGGTTACTGCAATGCCCGGGCGGCGCGCCTGCCAACGTGGCGGTCGGCGTGGCGCGACTCGGCGGCGCGAGCGGATTTATCGGCCGGGTCGGGCGCGATCCGTTCGGGGCGTTTATGACACAGACGCTCCGCCATGAAAACGTCGATACCCGCGCCATGCATCAGGATCCAGCGCACCGCACCTCGACGGTTGTAGTGGCGCTGGATGACTGCGGCGAACGCTCGTTTACCTTCATGGTGCGCCCGTCCGCCGATCTGTTTCTCACCGCCGACGACTTACCGCCGTTCGGCGCAGGCGAGTGGCTGCATGTCTGCTCGATTGCGCTCTGCGCCCAGCCCTCGCGGGATACCGCCTTTGAGGCGATGGCGCGTATCAAGCGCGCGGGCGGGTTTGTGAGCTTCGACCCGAATATCCGTGAAGATCTCTGGCCCGATACCGCACAGCTGCGGGAGTGCGTGGAACGCGCGCTGGCGCAGGCGGATGTGGTGAAACTCTCGCTGGAAGAGCTGGCGTTTATTGCCGGACGCGATGATGAGGAGAGCGCCCTGGCGCTGGCGCGCCGCCACGCGATCCCGCTACTGCTGATCACCCGTGGCGCAGAAGGCGTCGATGCCTGCTTTAACGACACGCTGCATCACTACCCGGCGGTGCCGGTCGAGTGCGTCGATACCACCGGCGCGGGCGACGCTTTCGTTGCCGGGCTGCTCTGGAGCCTTGCGGCGCATGGCCTACCGGAAGGTGCCGCACAGCTTGCGCCTGTACTCGCGGCAGCCCGGGCCTGCGGCGCGCTGGCCACCACCGCCAAAGGCGCGATGACCGCGCTGCCCCGCCTTGACGCTCTTCAACCGTACCTCGCCTGA
- the yqjK gene encoding Uncharacterized protein yqjK, translated as MSMSKAEREKRKALLLSQIQQQRLDMAAGRREWLAVTGSYDRSWNTLLSLRSWALVGSSAMAIWSIRNPNFLLRWAKRGFAAWSTWRLIKTTMKHPLP; from the coding sequence ATGAGCATGAGCAAAGCCGAGCGCGAAAAGCGCAAAGCGCTGCTGCTCAGTCAAATCCAGCAGCAGCGGCTGGATATGGCCGCGGGTCGTCGTGAATGGCTTGCCGTCACCGGCTCTTACGATCGTAGCTGGAACACGCTGCTCAGTCTGCGCTCCTGGGCGCTGGTCGGCAGTAGTGCGATGGCTATCTGGAGCATCAGGAATCCTAACTTCCTGCTGCGCTGGGCCAAGCGCGGTTTCGCCGCGTGGAGCACCTGGCGGTTGATTAAAACCACCATGAAACATCCGCTCCCCTGA
- the yqjE gene encoding Inner membrane protein yqjE has protein sequence MTEPRHAQGPGKSVLGIGQRIVTVLVEMVETRLRLAVVELEEEKANLFQLLLMTGLTMLFAAFGLMSLMVLLIWAVDPQYRLNVMIGTTVALFVLALIGGIWTLKKSRQSTLLRHTRHELANDRQLLEDDKS, from the coding sequence ATGACGGAGCCTCGTCACGCGCAAGGGCCGGGTAAAAGCGTTCTCGGCATCGGACAACGTATCGTCACCGTGCTTGTGGAGATGGTGGAAACCCGTTTACGGCTCGCCGTGGTGGAGCTGGAAGAGGAGAAAGCGAATCTCTTTCAGCTGCTGCTGATGACTGGCCTGACGATGCTGTTTGCCGCCTTTGGACTGATGAGTCTGATGGTGCTGCTTATCTGGGCAGTAGATCCGCAGTATCGCCTTAACGTCATGATAGGCACGACCGTCGCGCTGTTTGTGCTGGCGCTGATTGGCGGCATCTGGACGCTTAAGAAATCGCGCCAGTCGACGCTTCTGCGCCATACGCGTCATGAGCTTGCTAACGACCGCCAGTTGCTGGAGGACGATAAGTCATGA
- the yqjF gene encoding Inner membrane protein yqjF, producing MKKFEDAGVLVARILMPILFIVSGWGKITGYAGTQQYMEAMGVPGFILPLVVLLEFGGGLAIVFGFLTRTTALITAVFTLLTAFLFHSNFAEGVNSIMFMKNFSIAGGYLLLALMGPGAYSLDRLLKKNW from the coding sequence ATGAAAAAATTCGAAGATGCTGGCGTACTGGTGGCACGTATTCTGATGCCGATTCTGTTTATCGTCTCCGGCTGGGGCAAAATTACCGGTTATGCGGGAACCCAGCAGTATATGGAAGCGATGGGCGTGCCGGGCTTTATCCTGCCGCTGGTGGTCCTGCTTGAGTTTGGCGGCGGCCTGGCCATTGTTTTTGGGTTCCTGACCCGCACTACAGCGCTGATCACCGCTGTCTTTACGCTGCTGACCGCGTTCCTGTTCCACAGCAACTTCGCGGAAGGCGTGAACTCGATTATGTTTATGAAGAACTTTTCTATCGCAGGCGGCTATCTGCTGCTGGCGCTGATGGGTCCTGGCGCCTACAGCCTGGATCGTCTGCTGAAAAAGAACTGGTAA
- the scrA gene encoding PTS system sucrose-specific EIIBC component codes for MDFEQIARSLLPLLGGKENIASAAHCATRLRLVLVDDAKADTAAIGNVEGVKGCFRNAGQLQIIFGTGVVNKVYAAFIAAAGISESSKSEAASVAARKLNPFQRIARLLSNIFVPIIPAIVASGLLMGLLGMVKTYGWVSPDNALYIMLDMCSSAAFIILPILIGFTAAREFGGNPYLGATLGGILTHPALTNAWGVAAGFHTMNFFGIEVAMIGYQGTVFPVLLAVWFMSILEKQLRRIIPDALDLILTPFFTVIISGFVALLVIGPAGRALGDGISLVLSTLIAHAGWLAGLLFGGLYSVIVITGVHHSFHAIEAGLLGNPSIGVNFLLPIWAMSNVAQGGACLAVWFKTKDAKVKAITLPSGFSALLGITEAAIFGVNLRFVKPFISGLIGGAAGGAWVVSTHVGMTAVGLTGIPGMAIVQASSLLNYAIGMLIAFCIAFAVSYLWKYKTDAE; via the coding sequence ATGGACTTTGAACAGATTGCCCGCTCGCTTCTGCCGCTGCTCGGCGGCAAAGAGAATATCGCCAGCGCCGCCCACTGCGCCACGCGCCTGCGGCTGGTGCTGGTGGATGACGCCAAAGCCGACACCGCCGCCATCGGCAATGTCGAAGGCGTGAAAGGCTGTTTTCGCAACGCAGGCCAGCTGCAAATTATCTTCGGCACCGGCGTGGTGAATAAAGTCTATGCCGCGTTTATCGCCGCCGCCGGGATCAGCGAATCGAGCAAATCGGAAGCCGCAAGCGTGGCGGCCCGCAAACTGAACCCGTTCCAGCGCATTGCCCGTCTGCTCTCTAACATCTTTGTGCCGATTATTCCGGCGATTGTGGCGTCTGGCCTGCTGATGGGCCTGCTCGGCATGGTGAAAACCTACGGCTGGGTAAGCCCGGATAACGCGCTCTATATCATGCTGGATATGTGCAGCTCGGCGGCGTTTATCATTCTGCCTATCCTGATTGGCTTTACCGCCGCGCGGGAATTTGGCGGCAACCCGTACCTGGGCGCGACGCTTGGCGGCATTCTCACGCACCCGGCGCTCACCAACGCCTGGGGCGTGGCGGCGGGCTTCCACACCATGAACTTCTTCGGGATTGAGGTCGCGATGATTGGCTACCAGGGCACCGTTTTCCCGGTCCTGCTGGCGGTGTGGTTCATGAGTATTCTTGAAAAACAGCTGCGCCGGATTATCCCGGACGCGCTGGATCTCATCCTGACGCCCTTCTTTACCGTGATTATTTCCGGCTTCGTGGCGCTGCTGGTGATTGGCCCGGCGGGCCGCGCGCTCGGCGACGGCATCTCGCTGGTGTTAAGCACGCTGATTGCCCACGCAGGCTGGCTCGCGGGGCTGCTGTTCGGCGGGCTCTATTCGGTGATTGTGATTACCGGCGTGCATCACAGCTTCCATGCGATTGAAGCGGGGCTGCTCGGTAACCCGTCCATTGGCGTTAACTTCCTGCTGCCTATCTGGGCGATGTCTAACGTGGCGCAGGGCGGCGCGTGTCTGGCGGTGTGGTTCAAAACCAAAGACGCCAAAGTGAAGGCGATTACGCTGCCGTCGGGGTTTTCGGCGCTGCTCGGCATTACCGAAGCGGCCATTTTCGGGGTCAACCTGCGCTTTGTGAAACCGTTTATCTCCGGGCTTATCGGCGGCGCGGCGGGCGGCGCGTGGGTGGTCTCGACGCATGTCGGCATGACGGCGGTCGGTCTGACCGGTATTCCGGGCATGGCGATTGTTCAGGCCAGCTCGCTGCTTAACTATGCCATCGGTATGCTCATCGCCTTCTGCATCGCCTTTGCGGTCTCTTACCTGTGGAAATACAAAACGGACGCTGAATAA
- the yqjG gene encoding Uncharacterized protein yqjG, producing the protein MGQLIDGVWHDTWYDTKSTGGRFKRTSAAYRNWVTPDGEPGPTGEGGFAAQKGRYHLYVSLACPWAHRTLILRALKGLESFISVSVVHPLMLENGWTFADDFPAATGDTLYQHDFLYQLYLQADPHYSGRVTVPVLWDKERQTIVSNESADIIRMLNSAFDAVGARAGDYYPQALRAEIDELNGWIYDTVNNGVYKAGFATSQQAYDEAVEQVFASLSRLEQILGQQRYLAGDQLTEADIRLWTTLVRFDPVYVTHFKCDKHRISDYLNLHGFLREIYQMPGIADTVDFGHIRHHYFCSHKTINPTGIISIGPWQDLNEPHGRDERFR; encoded by the coding sequence ATGGGACAACTGATCGACGGCGTCTGGCACGACACCTGGTATGACACGAAATCCACCGGCGGCCGCTTTAAACGCACCTCGGCGGCGTATCGCAACTGGGTGACTCCTGACGGCGAACCGGGCCCGACGGGCGAAGGCGGCTTTGCGGCGCAAAAAGGCCGCTACCACCTCTATGTCTCGCTCGCCTGCCCCTGGGCGCATCGCACGCTTATCCTGCGCGCGCTGAAAGGTCTGGAGTCGTTTATCTCCGTTTCGGTCGTGCATCCGCTGATGCTGGAAAACGGCTGGACCTTCGCCGATGATTTCCCGGCGGCGACCGGCGACACGCTTTACCAGCACGATTTTCTCTATCAGTTGTACCTTCAGGCCGACCCGCACTACTCCGGGCGCGTCACCGTCCCGGTGCTGTGGGATAAAGAGCGCCAGACCATCGTCAGCAACGAATCCGCCGATATCATTCGCATGCTCAACAGCGCTTTCGACGCGGTGGGCGCCCGTGCGGGCGATTACTATCCTCAGGCGTTGCGTGCGGAAATCGACGAGCTGAACGGCTGGATCTACGACACGGTGAACAACGGCGTCTATAAAGCGGGTTTCGCCACCAGCCAGCAGGCCTATGACGAAGCGGTGGAGCAGGTGTTCGCCTCGCTGTCGCGGCTTGAGCAGATCCTCGGTCAGCAGCGTTACCTCGCAGGCGACCAGCTCACCGAGGCCGATATTCGTCTGTGGACGACGCTGGTGCGTTTCGACCCGGTCTACGTCACGCACTTTAAATGCGATAAGCATCGCATCAGCGATTACCTGAACCTGCATGGCTTCCTGCGCGAGATTTACCAGATGCCGGGCATCGCAGACACCGTGGATTTCGGGCATATCCGCCACCACTATTTTTGCAGCCACAAAACCATTAACCCGACCGGTATTATCTCCATCGGCCCCTGGCAGGATCTCAATGAGCCGCACGGGCGCGACGAGCGTTTCCGCTAA
- the scrB gene encoding Sucrose-6-phosphate hydrolase: MTIRTLLPAILQAVMKGLPVALGDRHYPRWHLAPVTGLMNDPNGFIHFQGRYHLFYQWNALGCQHQHKCWGHWSSADLTHWRHEPLALMPDEEYDRSGCYSGSAVDDNGRLTLCYTGNVKFDDGTRTAWQCLAVQNADGGFDKLGPVMPLPGGYTGHVRDPKVWRHGDRWYMVLGAQDLALQGKVLLLRSDNLWNWENLGEIAGSTLGGLGEAGYMWECPDLFMLDGKAILICCPQGVTREEKRYLNTYPSAYLCGDLDYDKPEFRHGPLVELDAGFEFYAPQTTLADDGRRLLIGWMGVPDGEEMLQPTVAQGWIHQMTCPRELTLRDGKLCQQPARELAALRGEEQRLEGVAATLPSLAAESLELVLEAQGEVTLDFADTLRLEWTRDGLRLARRSLACSEWMHRYWQGDARRLHILCDRSSVEIFINDGEGVMSSRYFPAAGAKLGFEGDAQLRLRYWSLRACMVE, encoded by the coding sequence ATGACCATCCGCACGCTGCTGCCTGCCATTTTACAGGCCGTGATGAAAGGCCTGCCGGTCGCGCTTGGCGATCGCCACTACCCGCGCTGGCATCTGGCGCCGGTCACGGGCCTGATGAACGATCCGAACGGTTTTATCCATTTTCAGGGGCGTTACCACCTGTTTTATCAGTGGAACGCGCTGGGTTGCCAGCACCAGCATAAGTGCTGGGGACACTGGAGCTCGGCGGATCTGACGCACTGGCGACACGAGCCGCTGGCGCTGATGCCGGATGAAGAGTATGACCGCAGCGGCTGTTATTCAGGCAGCGCGGTGGATGACAACGGGCGTCTGACGCTCTGCTATACCGGCAACGTGAAATTTGACGACGGCACCCGCACCGCCTGGCAGTGTCTGGCGGTGCAGAACGCCGACGGCGGTTTCGACAAACTCGGCCCGGTGATGCCGCTGCCCGGCGGCTATACCGGCCACGTGCGCGACCCGAAAGTCTGGCGTCACGGCGATCGCTGGTACATGGTGCTGGGCGCGCAGGATCTGGCATTGCAGGGCAAAGTCCTGCTGCTGCGCTCCGACAACCTGTGGAACTGGGAAAACCTGGGCGAGATCGCTGGCAGCACGCTCGGCGGGCTCGGCGAGGCGGGTTATATGTGGGAGTGCCCGGATCTCTTCATGCTGGACGGCAAAGCGATTCTGATCTGCTGCCCGCAGGGCGTTACGCGCGAAGAAAAACGCTATCTCAACACCTACCCGAGCGCGTACCTGTGCGGCGATCTGGACTACGACAAGCCGGAGTTTCGTCACGGCCCGCTGGTAGAGCTGGACGCCGGTTTTGAATTTTACGCGCCGCAAACCACACTGGCCGACGATGGCCGCCGGTTACTCATCGGCTGGATGGGCGTGCCGGACGGCGAAGAGATGTTGCAGCCGACGGTGGCGCAGGGCTGGATCCACCAGATGACCTGCCCGCGCGAACTGACGCTGCGCGACGGCAAACTCTGCCAGCAGCCGGCGCGCGAACTCGCTGCCCTGCGCGGCGAGGAGCAGCGCCTGGAGGGCGTGGCCGCCACGCTCCCCTCGCTCGCGGCGGAAAGCCTGGAGCTGGTGCTGGAGGCTCAGGGCGAGGTGACGCTCGATTTCGCCGATACCCTGCGCCTGGAATGGACGCGCGACGGTCTGCGTCTGGCGCGCCGGAGCCTGGCCTGCAGCGAGTGGATGCATCGTTACTGGCAGGGCGACGCCCGCCGCCTGCACATTTTGTGCGACCGCTCCAGCGTCGAGATTTTCATTAACGACGGCGAAGGCGTGATGAGCAGCCGCTATTTCCCGGCGGCCGGCGCGAAGCTTGGCTTTGAGGGCGACGCGCAACTCCGGCTACGCTACTGGTCGTTACGCGCCTGCATGGTAGAATGA
- the scrY gene encoding Sucrose porin — protein MLMNDSAAKTQGGPSFTPAGETGGHVGRLGNEPDTYLEMNLEHKQTLANGATTRFKVMVADGQRSYNDWTASTSDLNVRQAFTELGHLPTFTGAFKDSTVWAGKRFDRDNFDIHWIDSDVVFLAGTGAGIYDMRWSDNARSNFSLYGRTFGDIENSENTAQNYILTLNNYVGPVQLMVSGMRAKDNEDRVDIEGNRVKKDAAEDGVHALLGLHNDSFYGLREGSSKTALLYGHGLGAEVKSIGSDGALLPQADTWRLATYGMTPLGGGWHIAPAVLAQSSKDRYVKGDSYQWATANLRVIQEINQNFELQYEGSYQYMDLRPEGYNARNAVSGNFYKLTFAPTLKAGDVGEFLKRPELRLFATWMDWDHRLDNYASNDAFGSSGFTAGGEWNFGVQMETWF, from the coding sequence CTGCTGATGAACGATTCCGCCGCCAAAACGCAGGGCGGCCCGTCCTTCACACCTGCGGGTGAAACCGGCGGCCACGTCGGGCGTCTGGGCAATGAGCCAGACACTTACCTTGAGATGAATCTTGAGCACAAACAGACGCTGGCGAACGGCGCCACCACACGCTTTAAAGTGATGGTGGCTGACGGTCAGCGCAGCTATAACGACTGGACCGCCTCCACCAGCGATCTCAACGTGCGCCAGGCGTTTACCGAACTCGGCCACCTGCCGACGTTCACCGGCGCGTTTAAAGATTCCACCGTCTGGGCCGGTAAACGCTTCGATCGTGATAACTTCGATATCCACTGGATTGACTCCGACGTGGTCTTCCTCGCCGGTACGGGCGCGGGTATCTACGACATGCGCTGGAGCGATAACGCCCGCAGCAACTTCTCGCTGTATGGCCGCACCTTCGGCGATATCGAGAACAGCGAAAACACCGCGCAGAACTATATCCTGACGCTCAACAACTACGTCGGACCGGTACAGCTGATGGTGAGCGGGATGCGCGCCAAAGATAACGAAGACCGCGTGGATATCGAGGGTAACCGCGTGAAGAAAGACGCGGCGGAAGATGGCGTACATGCGCTGCTCGGCCTGCATAACGACAGCTTCTACGGCCTGCGTGAAGGCTCCTCGAAAACCGCGCTGCTGTATGGTCACGGTCTTGGCGCGGAAGTGAAATCCATCGGCTCCGATGGCGCGTTACTGCCGCAGGCGGATACCTGGCGTCTGGCGACCTACGGCATGACCCCGCTCGGCGGCGGCTGGCATATCGCGCCTGCGGTGCTGGCGCAAAGCAGTAAAGATCGCTACGTCAAAGGCGACAGCTACCAGTGGGCGACCGCCAACCTGCGCGTGATCCAGGAGATTAATCAGAACTTTGAGCTGCAGTACGAAGGCAGTTACCAGTACATGGATCTGCGCCCGGAAGGCTACAACGCCCGCAACGCGGTCAGCGGCAACTTCTATAAGCTGACTTTCGCGCCGACGCTGAAAGCAGGCGACGTGGGCGAATTCCTCAAGCGTCCGGAGCTGCGTCTCTTCGCCACCTGGATGGACTGGGATCATCGCCTGGACAACTACGCCAGTAATGATGCCTTCGGCAGCAGCGGCTTTACCGCCGGCGGCGAATGGAACTTCGGCGTACAGATGGAAACCTGGTTCTGA
- the yhaH gene encoding Inner membrane protein yhaH has protein sequence MYWYIKAFKNYLGFTGRSRRKEYWMFTLVNLILAGVMVALDTMLGLRIIGEQGLLTLIYGLVVLLPALAVQFRRLHDTDRTARWLFVLLIPVIGWLMILAFNTQEGTHGENRYGPDPKHHH, from the coding sequence ATGTACTGGTACATAAAAGCGTTTAAAAATTACCTCGGTTTTACCGGCAGGTCGCGTCGTAAAGAGTACTGGATGTTCACCCTGGTAAATCTCATCCTCGCGGGCGTGATGGTGGCGCTCGATACAATGCTCGGGCTGCGCATTATTGGTGAGCAGGGGCTGCTCACGCTGATTTACGGGCTTGTGGTACTGCTGCCCGCGCTGGCGGTACAGTTCCGCCGTCTGCATGACACCGATCGTACCGCCCGGTGGCTGTTTGTCCTGTTGATCCCGGTTATCGGCTGGCTGATGATCCTCGCGTTCAACACGCAGGAAGGCACCCACGGCGAGAACCGCTACGGCCCCGATCCGAAACATCATCACTGA